CTTCGGGCGCCAGGCACTTGAGGCTCTTGTCGAAGACGTCGCCGCCCACCGGGTCCACCACCACGTTGGCGCCCAGGCCGCCCGTCTTCTCTCGGATTTGCGCCACCCAGTCCCCCGTCGACAGGAGCACGTCGTCCGCACCGGCCCGCCGCGCCACCTCCGCCTTGCGCTCATCACTCACCACCGCGATGACCCGGGCCTGCGCGCCACGCGCCACCTGGACCGCCGCCGTGCCCACGCCCCCCGCGGCGCCGTGGACGACGACTGTCTCCTCCGCCTTCAACCGGCCCCGCCGGTGCAGCGCGAAGTGCGCGGTGTGGTAGTTCATCACCACGCCGGCCGCCGCCTCGAAGCTCCAGGGCGCGGGGATGGGGAACACCATCTCCGGCTGAATCGCGGCCACCTCGGCGAAGCCGCCCAGCCCGAAGCTGAAGGCCATCACCCGCTGGCCGGGTTTCACCGCCGCGCCCGCGGGCGCCTGCCGGACCACGCCGGCCACCTCCACGCCAGGGATGAAGGGCAGGGCGGGCTTCAGTTGGTACTGCCCCCGGGTGAGCAGCAGGTCGGGAAAGCTCACCCCGGCCGCCACCACGTCGATGAGCACGGAGTCCCCCGCTTCGGGTTCCGGCACGTCCACCAGTTGGAGCCCTTCGGGCCCGTCCAGCCGCTGTAGCTGCAGTGCGCGCATCGTTGCCTCCCAACACGGAAGCGTAATGGCCGGCGACGTTGATTCCAGTCCCGCGCACATGCACCGGAGGGCATCCCCGTGATCCACGAGGCGCTGACTCCCACGCGCCTGAAACGAACGCGCCGAGCACGACCTGATACGTCGTGTGATGGTTGGCCCGCACGCATTGTGGGGCGCGTAAGTCCACGAAATTATGGGAATAACGTTAATTAGCTTGAAGTCTGAGAAGAGAATAATAACTGAAATAATCGCGCAACCTTGAAATTCGTGTCAGCCCTGTGTCACCATCATTCCTAATCTTTCCGCTTAGGAGGATTACATGGTGCAGAAGACAATGCGTGGTGCGCTGGGTATCGCAGCGCTGTCCGTCGTCGTTGGTTGCAACGAGTCCACCCCCGCCCCGGAGGCAGAGACGCCGGCCGAGGCCGCGAAGTCAGCGGCGCTGGAGAATGGTGCGAAGGTTGTCCAGAAGGACAAGCAGGACGCCGCGCAGTTCGTGACGAACCTGGCGATTCCCCTGCCGGAGATTCCCGCCGGCGGCGCCAAGGCGCTCAACGCGTCCGCGCTGACCCCCGTCATTGACGCCGTGGCGCCGATGTTCCGCCTGGATCCGAACAGCCTCGTCTTCAAGCGGGGCTACACGGACAAGCAGGGTGACAGCCACTACCGTTACTCGGTGCGTCACAACGGCATCCCCGTGCTGGGTGGCGAGCTTCGCCTGCATGCCCGCAAGGGCAAGGTCTTCGCGGCGAACACCAACGTTCGCAGCGACCTGAAGGCCGACGCGAAGGCGACCATCGCGGGTGACATCGCCCTGTCCGCGGTGGATGTGGACCGCGACGCGCTGCCGGGCTGGGTCACCGACAAGAACCCGGAGCTGGTGTACTGGCGCATCGATGACGAGCTGCGCCTGATGTACAAGGTTGTCCAGCACGGCACCAAGCCGGACCAGACGCCGGTGCGCGATTGGGTCCTGGTGGATGCGCGCAACGGCGACGTGATGCTGCGCATCCCGCAGATCAAGGAAGCCCTCAACCGCCGCATGCACGACGGTCAGAACGGCACCGCCCTGCCGGGCCCGGTCGTTCGCCGCGAGGGCGAGGCGCCGGTGGCGGACCCCGTGGTCAACACCAACTACGACCACCTGGGCACCGTCTACGAGTGCTACTCCGAGCTGTTCGGCCGCGACTCCATCGACAACAACGGTGGCCTGCTCATCAGCACCGTGCACCACCGCGTCAACTACGTGAACGCCTTCTGGGACGGTACCCAGATGGTGTACGGCGATGGCGACGGCGTGACGGCGACCAACCTGGCCAACTCGCTGGACGTGACGGCGCACGAGCTGACGCACGCCGTGACGGACTACGAGTCGGACCTCATCTACTCGGGTGAGTCCGGTGGTCTGAACGAGTCGATGTCCGACGTGTTCGGCGCGGTGTGCGAGTGGTACGGCGACGGCGCGGACGAGGTCCTGCCGCGGCACTGGCTGATTGGCGACGACGTGTGGACGCCGAACATCCCCAACGACGCCCTTCGCTACATGAACGACCCGGCGACGGACGGCGACTCGCTGGACCACTACCACAGCTACCAGACGGGGACCGGCGTTCACTACAGCTCCGGTATCTCCAACCTGGCGTTCTACCTGCTGTCGCAGGGTGGCACGCACCCGCGGGGTCGCAGCACCATCCAGGTGACGGGCATCGGCATCCAGAAGGCCGCGCAGATTTTCTACAAGGCCAACGCCGACCTCCTCGTCCCGTCGTCCAACTTCGAGGCCGCGAAGACGGCCACGGAGCAGGCCGCCGCGCAGTTGGGCTACAGCGCCGCGGAGATCGAGTCGGTGTCGAACGCCTGGCGCGCCGTGGGCGTGAGCGTCCCGATTCCGCCTCCGG
This genomic window from Myxococcus hansupus contains:
- a CDS encoding M4 family metallopeptidase, which gives rise to MVQKTMRGALGIAALSVVVGCNESTPAPEAETPAEAAKSAALENGAKVVQKDKQDAAQFVTNLAIPLPEIPAGGAKALNASALTPVIDAVAPMFRLDPNSLVFKRGYTDKQGDSHYRYSVRHNGIPVLGGELRLHARKGKVFAANTNVRSDLKADAKATIAGDIALSAVDVDRDALPGWVTDKNPELVYWRIDDELRLMYKVVQHGTKPDQTPVRDWVLVDARNGDVMLRIPQIKEALNRRMHDGQNGTALPGPVVRREGEAPVADPVVNTNYDHLGTVYECYSELFGRDSIDNNGGLLISTVHHRVNYVNAFWDGTQMVYGDGDGVTATNLANSLDVTAHELTHAVTDYESDLIYSGESGGLNESMSDVFGAVCEWYGDGADEVLPRHWLIGDDVWTPNIPNDALRYMNDPATDGDSLDHYHSYQTGTGVHYSSGISNLAFYLLSQGGTHPRGRSTIQVTGIGIQKAAQIFYKANADLLVPSSNFEAAKTATEQAAAQLGYSAAEIESVSNAWRAVGVSVPIPPPVTDPIVKDTPIVIAGGRNEKKYFDVTVPEGAYNLKFTMSGGTGDADMYVRFANAPTTTTYDCRPYRSGNNEECLFAAPQHGTWYVMVNGFSPYTGASLSVTWEGGYTHLESGIAVENLSGAAGSSQVFILDVPERRPGQGKNNIYIQTGEGKGNPDLYVKRGGAPTHADYDCRSVKEHQSEKCNLTNAPAGRYYIEVYGAKGGYENIVLIGSFLEPLPR
- a CDS encoding NADPH:quinone oxidoreductase family protein, producing MRALQLQRLDGPEGLQLVDVPEPEAGDSVLIDVVAAGVSFPDLLLTRGQYQLKPALPFIPGVEVAGVVRQAPAGAAVKPGQRVMAFSFGLGGFAEVAAIQPEMVFPIPAPWSFEAAAGVVMNYHTAHFALHRRGRLKAEETVVVHGAAGGVGTAAVQVARGAQARVIAVVSDERKAEVARRAGADDVLLSTGDWVAQIREKTGGLGANVVVDPVGGDVFDKSLKCLAPEGRLLVVGFASGRIPEVQVNRLLLRNIDVVGVAWGGFLLHEPSLTRTIAKDLEAMADRGVLAPIVGSVFPLEQGAQALRELDARRATGKVVLRMREG